In Holophagales bacterium, one DNA window encodes the following:
- a CDS encoding VOC family protein, whose protein sequence is MRVTVGHFEVPASDLGRAERFFCEAFGWQAVSAPWSGGDYRRLRPPAASEPGIAGGLLAAGELVDGQPLLVLHVEDATLEVCLARIRECGGVVELAPVAVGTAGRFARFRDPEGNRFGLWERRASGAEAEATQAPVIP, encoded by the coding sequence ATGCGGGTCACGGTGGGACATTTCGAGGTTCCGGCAAGCGATCTCGGGCGCGCCGAGCGCTTCTTCTGCGAGGCGTTCGGCTGGCAGGCGGTGAGCGCCCCCTGGTCCGGAGGAGACTATCGTCGTCTGCGTCCGCCCGCCGCCTCCGAACCGGGAATCGCCGGCGGTCTGCTCGCCGCTGGCGAGCTGGTGGACGGTCAGCCGTTGCTCGTGCTGCACGTCGAGGACGCGACGCTCGAGGTCTGCCTCGCCCGCATCCGCGAGTGCGGTGGCGTCGTCGAGCTCGCCCCGGTGGCGGTCGGAACGGCCGGTCGATTCGCCCGCTTCCGCGATCCCGAGGGGAACCGCTTCGGGCTCTGGGAGCGTCGAGCCAGCGGCGCCGAAGCCGAAGCGACGCAGGCGCCGGTCATTCCCTGA
- a CDS encoding FHA domain-containing protein, translating to MRPTPFLRFTFVLSLLLVPFAGAAASDSSAAIPVLIAIDSSRSLSPAENAATVAIAQELIGKLPAGVPAAVLSFDDEVHWLAFPGDPTAARAPGQVQVKGRYTVLNDALVEGVRTLSSGGVVVLLSDGRDENSATTLEDAARLAGEHGVRVVAVGCGRPDERTLRRLALLTGGTYAGMRSATDADRILTEVTRLHDARVAERRAEEARLAPPPSPPTPVPIATPPPEPSSSGPGAVFLGLALLLAAAAATVGYLLARRRAASQATGRGEYPELGTSPGVAMPPPAVPAVESAPIDPGLLALLRSRVAAPPGQILQLSLDDTASFQRLPFSESAEKTLVLTEEMVLTVREPGREPRSYRLPPDRAISIGRDSQRNTLAFPDPTLSGQHFRIALDEGVAYLIDLDSTNGVFLNETRVRAARIRPGDRLRAGMLELELQVRQERASAEVSRLRPFRE from the coding sequence ATGCGTCCGACCCCATTCCTTCGCTTCACTTTCGTTCTCTCGCTCCTGCTCGTGCCGTTCGCCGGCGCGGCTGCGAGCGATTCCTCCGCCGCGATTCCGGTGCTGATCGCGATCGACTCCAGCCGGTCGCTCTCCCCCGCCGAGAACGCAGCCACCGTCGCCATCGCGCAGGAGCTGATCGGCAAGCTGCCGGCGGGTGTCCCTGCCGCCGTGCTCTCCTTCGACGACGAGGTGCACTGGCTCGCCTTCCCGGGCGATCCGACGGCGGCTCGCGCGCCCGGCCAGGTGCAGGTCAAGGGCCGCTACACCGTGCTCAACGATGCCCTGGTCGAAGGGGTCCGCACGCTGTCGAGCGGCGGCGTCGTCGTGCTCCTCTCCGACGGCCGCGACGAGAACTCGGCCACCACGCTCGAGGACGCGGCGCGACTGGCCGGTGAGCACGGCGTCCGGGTCGTCGCCGTCGGTTGCGGCCGACCCGACGAGCGCACGTTGCGCCGCCTCGCTCTGCTGACCGGCGGAACCTACGCGGGGATGCGGAGCGCCACCGACGCCGACCGGATCCTCACCGAGGTCACCCGGCTGCACGACGCCCGGGTCGCCGAAAGGCGAGCCGAGGAGGCACGCCTGGCCCCACCGCCGTCGCCTCCGACGCCAGTGCCGATCGCCACGCCCCCTCCCGAGCCCTCGTCGAGCGGACCGGGCGCCGTTTTCCTCGGCTTGGCCCTCCTGCTCGCCGCGGCAGCGGCCACCGTCGGCTATCTGCTGGCCCGCCGTCGGGCCGCTTCCCAGGCCACGGGGCGCGGCGAATACCCCGAGCTCGGCACCTCTCCCGGGGTGGCAATGCCGCCTCCGGCGGTGCCGGCGGTGGAGTCCGCACCGATCGATCCCGGGCTGCTCGCCCTGTTGCGGTCGCGGGTCGCGGCACCGCCGGGGCAGATCCTCCAACTGTCGCTCGACGACACCGCCTCGTTCCAGCGGCTGCCGTTCTCGGAGTCGGCGGAGAAGACGCTCGTCCTCACCGAGGAGATGGTGCTCACCGTCCGCGAGCCGGGCCGCGAGCCGCGCTCCTATCGTCTGCCACCCGATCGCGCGATCTCGATCGGACGCGATTCCCAGCGCAACACCCTGGCGTTTCCCGACCCGACGCTCTCCGGCCAGCACTTCCGGATCGCGCTCGACGAGGGCGTCGCCTACCTGATCGATCTCGACTCGACCAACGGCGTCTTCCTCAACGAGACGCGGGTGCGCGCCGCGCGGATCCGCCCGGGCGACCGGCTGCGCGCCGGCATGCTCGAGCTCGAGCTGCAGGTCCGCCAGGAGAGAGCCTCGGCGGAGGTTTCCCGGCTGAGGCCGTTCAGGGAATGA
- a CDS encoding thioredoxin family protein, giving the protein MICPLRSRRLFVAALVLASALAPAASRAQGPSRGGRFELSGDFLVEVAGKPSPKATLYQSPTLRSYLVIAPELTSPVLISAASGQIERLDLMKVARQEGFVDLLPEATLALEGPWKMEGENLVFQVGGKSVRLTPRAWLLGLHTGADLLEHDPGYGRKAALFTPISDVVARVRSTKADVRVLAFFGSWCPHCKEHLPALLKVEQALKGSTLRFDYYGVPSPFNKEPEATKWEVKGVPTAIVIIGGKEAGRIVGTQWGSPETAIYDLLKKANAL; this is encoded by the coding sequence ATGATCTGTCCCCTTCGTTCGCGTCGCCTCTTCGTTGCGGCGCTCGTCCTCGCTTCAGCTCTCGCTCCGGCAGCGTCACGAGCCCAGGGGCCGTCGCGCGGCGGCCGTTTCGAGTTGAGCGGCGACTTTCTCGTCGAGGTCGCCGGCAAGCCCTCGCCGAAGGCGACGCTGTATCAATCGCCGACCCTGCGCTCCTACCTCGTCATCGCCCCGGAGCTCACCTCGCCGGTGCTCATCTCGGCTGCGTCGGGTCAGATCGAACGGCTCGATCTGATGAAGGTGGCGCGCCAGGAGGGATTCGTCGATCTGTTGCCGGAGGCGACGCTCGCCCTCGAGGGGCCGTGGAAGATGGAGGGCGAGAATCTCGTCTTCCAGGTTGGCGGCAAGTCGGTGCGCCTCACCCCGCGCGCCTGGCTGCTCGGTCTCCACACCGGCGCCGATCTGCTCGAGCACGACCCGGGGTACGGCCGCAAGGCCGCGCTGTTCACGCCGATCAGCGATGTCGTGGCGCGGGTCCGCTCGACCAAGGCCGATGTGCGGGTGCTGGCGTTCTTCGGCTCGTGGTGCCCGCACTGCAAGGAGCACCTCCCGGCGCTGCTGAAGGTCGAGCAGGCGCTCAAGGGCTCGACACTGCGCTTCGACTACTACGGGGTGCCCTCGCCGTTCAACAAGGAACCGGAGGCGACGAAATGGGAAGTCAAGGGCGTTCCGACGGCCATCGTCATCATCGGCGGCAAGGAGGCGGGACGGATCGTCGGCACGCAGTGGGGAAGCCCGGAGACGGCGATCTACGATCTGCTCAAGAAGGCCAACGCGCTCTGA
- the uvrA gene encoding excinuclease ABC subunit UvrA: protein MEVHETIDAIEVVNARTHNLRGVDCRIPHGRVTVVTGPSGAGKSSLAFDTVYAEGQRRFVESMSTYARNFLEQRERPPVDDVRHVLPAVALEARNVVRNARSTVGTLTELHDVLRLLFANLGDVGCPLGHGPARRTEPAVAADELARGIVGDPFLLVVRKERPRHGADAALAELVRFGFARRLGGESGEEIVRLEPGATWPPELDPLPLVLGRFRADADGAARIAATLEDGLKLAPRVEAIGPRGRRFVAAELACASCGTAVAPPSPALFSFNSPLGACPTCQGFGRVIGIDPERVVPDPRRSLAERPFAPWNSPAYEELYDGLFAACRRRKVSLEVPWERLPAEVRDWIWHGPGKFCTLDGFFAWLEQRTYKVHVRVLLARYRSYTSCATCGGARLRPEALAVTLHGESLPQLTGRDVAGLGRWLAARTFTPQERARAGHLLDELGERLAVLSRVGLDYLALDRQARTLSGGEAQRIHLATALGSGLTRTLYVLDEPTIGLHPSDSARLLELLRDLAARGNTVLVVEHDATIIRGADHIIDLGPEAGERGGQVVAEGTLAEILADAASPTGRCLRRRVSRAAREHLDRFHRERGPASPATPGAGGRAAPAPPWVEILGARANNLRGIDVRFPLRSLVAVTGLSGSGKSTLVDNVLYANYQRRRGAVEVEPGACDALRGLEAVADLTLVDQTPVGRSTRSNPATFTKAYDDIRRLFASTEEARRRKVSPSHFSFNVEGGRCPECLGTGVQEVDMQFMAPVTVVCDVCQGRRFRRDVLAIRLAGRDIAETLELTIDETLTAFASEKGLVRKLRPLVDVGLGYLRLGQPTSTLSGGEAQRLKLASFLGRPAKEGPRLFLFDEPTTGLHLSDVEVLVRTLRRLVKRGDSVLVVEHHLDLIARADWIVDLGPGGGPQGGELLFSGPVADFLEQGEGPTAIELRRHLGWRRRGEPSVTIRRQSTMPRREATRRSS from the coding sequence ATGGAAGTGCACGAGACGATCGACGCCATCGAGGTGGTCAACGCCCGGACCCACAATCTCCGCGGCGTCGACTGCCGGATCCCGCACGGCCGGGTGACGGTGGTGACCGGCCCGTCCGGCGCCGGAAAGTCGTCGCTCGCCTTCGACACGGTCTACGCCGAGGGGCAGCGTCGCTTCGTCGAGTCGATGTCGACCTACGCGCGCAACTTTCTCGAGCAGCGCGAGCGACCGCCGGTCGACGACGTGCGCCATGTCCTGCCGGCCGTGGCGCTCGAAGCGCGCAACGTGGTGCGCAATGCGCGCTCGACCGTCGGCACCCTGACCGAGCTGCACGACGTCCTGCGGCTACTCTTCGCCAACCTGGGCGACGTCGGCTGCCCGCTGGGCCACGGGCCGGCGCGGCGCACCGAGCCCGCGGTGGCGGCCGACGAGCTGGCCCGTGGAATCGTCGGCGATCCGTTCCTGCTCGTCGTGCGCAAGGAGCGACCGCGCCACGGCGCCGACGCGGCGCTCGCCGAGTTGGTGCGTTTCGGCTTCGCCCGCCGACTGGGCGGCGAGTCGGGAGAGGAGATCGTTCGGCTGGAGCCGGGGGCGACCTGGCCGCCGGAGCTCGATCCGCTGCCGCTGGTGCTCGGCCGCTTCCGCGCCGACGCGGACGGGGCGGCGCGAATCGCCGCGACGCTCGAGGACGGGCTGAAGCTCGCACCGCGCGTCGAGGCGATCGGGCCGCGCGGCCGCCGCTTCGTCGCCGCCGAGCTCGCCTGTGCGAGCTGCGGCACCGCCGTGGCGCCGCCCTCGCCGGCGCTCTTCTCCTTCAACTCGCCGCTCGGCGCCTGTCCCACGTGCCAGGGATTCGGTCGAGTGATCGGCATCGACCCGGAGCGCGTGGTGCCGGATCCCCGCCGTTCGCTCGCCGAGCGGCCGTTTGCGCCATGGAACAGCCCGGCGTACGAGGAGCTCTACGACGGACTCTTCGCCGCCTGCCGGCGGCGCAAGGTGTCGCTGGAAGTTCCCTGGGAGCGCTTGCCGGCGGAGGTGCGCGACTGGATCTGGCACGGCCCCGGGAAGTTCTGCACGCTCGACGGGTTCTTTGCCTGGCTCGAGCAGCGGACCTACAAGGTGCACGTCCGGGTGCTGCTCGCCCGCTATCGCTCCTACACCTCCTGTGCGACGTGCGGTGGCGCCCGGCTCCGCCCCGAGGCGCTGGCGGTGACGCTGCACGGCGAGTCCCTGCCGCAGCTGACCGGCCGCGACGTCGCGGGTCTCGGCCGCTGGCTCGCCGCCCGGACGTTCACGCCACAGGAAAGGGCGCGCGCCGGCCACCTGCTCGACGAGCTCGGCGAACGACTCGCCGTGCTGTCGCGGGTCGGTCTCGACTACCTGGCGCTCGACCGGCAGGCGCGCACCCTCTCGGGCGGCGAGGCCCAGCGGATCCACCTGGCGACCGCTCTCGGCTCGGGCCTGACGCGAACCCTCTACGTGCTCGACGAGCCGACGATCGGCCTCCACCCGAGCGACAGCGCACGGCTGCTCGAGCTGCTGCGCGATCTCGCCGCCCGGGGCAATACCGTGCTGGTCGTCGAGCACGACGCGACGATCATCCGCGGCGCCGACCACATCATCGACCTCGGGCCCGAAGCGGGGGAACGGGGTGGGCAGGTGGTGGCCGAAGGGACGCTCGCCGAGATCCTCGCCGACGCGGCGTCGCCGACCGGCCGGTGCCTGCGCCGGCGCGTCTCGCGCGCGGCGCGCGAGCACCTCGACCGCTTCCATCGCGAGCGCGGCCCGGCGTCGCCGGCGACGCCGGGTGCCGGCGGGCGCGCGGCGCCCGCGCCGCCGTGGGTCGAGATCCTGGGGGCGCGGGCCAACAACCTGCGCGGGATCGACGTGCGATTCCCGCTGCGCAGCCTGGTCGCGGTGACCGGTCTCTCCGGCTCGGGGAAGTCGACGCTGGTCGACAACGTGCTCTATGCGAACTACCAGCGCCGGCGCGGGGCGGTCGAGGTCGAGCCCGGCGCCTGCGACGCTCTGCGCGGGCTCGAGGCGGTGGCCGACCTCACCCTCGTGGACCAGACGCCGGTCGGGCGCTCGACCCGCTCGAATCCGGCGACCTTCACCAAGGCCTACGACGACATCCGGCGACTCTTCGCGTCGACCGAGGAGGCGCGCCGGCGCAAGGTGTCGCCCTCGCACTTCTCCTTCAACGTGGAGGGCGGGCGCTGCCCGGAGTGCCTCGGCACCGGCGTGCAAGAGGTCGACATGCAGTTCATGGCCCCGGTGACCGTGGTCTGCGACGTCTGCCAGGGGCGGCGGTTCCGGCGCGATGTCCTGGCGATCCGCCTCGCCGGTCGCGACATCGCCGAGACGCTGGAGCTGACGATCGACGAGACGCTGACCGCCTTCGCTTCGGAGAAGGGGTTGGTGCGCAAGCTCCGTCCGCTGGTGGACGTCGGCCTCGGCTACCTGCGACTCGGCCAGCCGACGTCGACGCTCTCGGGAGGGGAGGCGCAGCGGCTCAAGCTCGCCAGCTTCCTCGGTCGGCCGGCCAAGGAAGGGCCGCGACTCTTCCTCTTCGACGAGCCGACGACCGGGCTCCACCTCTCGGACGTCGAGGTGCTGGTGCGGACCCTGCGTCGCTTGGTCAAGCGCGGCGACAGCGTGCTCGTCGTCGAGCACCATCTCGATCTCATCGCCCGGGCGGACTGGATCGTCGACCTCGGCCCGGGCGGCGGTCCGCAGGGAGGCGAGCTGCTCTTCTCCGGTCCGGTCGCCGACTTCCTCGAACAGGGCGAAGGGCCGACGGCGATCGAGCTGCGGCGACACCTCGGCTGGCGGCGCCGCGGCGAGCCTTCGGTTACAATCCGCCGACAGTCGACCATGCCCCGGCGAGAGGCGACGCGGAGGTCTTCGTGA
- a CDS encoding RDD family protein yields the protein MTTPKIRYYIDVEGRSIELPDGEATIGRSRNCTVAVKDVTVSRHHATIWFEAGKAKVRDIGSSNGTYVNGRRVQGESALASGDKVSVGETEMLVRIVAPAESPEATVRIEFGDLFCPRCGAPVPRGASACVACSQLIAAPASGETAPVAPVPSVPLPPLTAPPTNLPPNAPPVAAIAAPVATPPPPPLAPPPPPMPPPSPAFGPLPSAPASRPSAPPRAPAPPAMAGGSPGVATSRPAAPEPPREMLSSIREIELAPPPAMPAAPARATTPAAFAPAGFWVRFGAYLIDAVAMSVVYLIVAGPLFLMGSYTLGANLGGLTMLAAGLALALVGWGRYGTTPGKHLLGLRVVTIDAKPGQVGIGTTKALIRWLGYMVSGMVLGIGFLLIAFRADKRGLHDLLAGTAVGRRR from the coding sequence GTGACGACCCCAAAGATCCGTTACTACATCGACGTCGAAGGCCGTTCGATCGAGCTGCCCGACGGCGAGGCCACGATCGGTCGCAGCCGCAACTGCACGGTTGCGGTCAAGGACGTGACGGTCAGCCGCCACCACGCCACGATCTGGTTCGAGGCCGGCAAGGCGAAGGTCCGTGACATCGGATCGAGCAACGGCACCTACGTGAACGGCCGGCGGGTGCAGGGCGAGTCGGCCCTGGCGAGCGGCGACAAGGTCTCGGTCGGCGAGACCGAGATGCTGGTGCGGATCGTCGCTCCGGCCGAGTCGCCGGAAGCGACGGTGCGCATCGAGTTCGGCGATCTCTTCTGTCCGCGCTGCGGCGCGCCAGTTCCCCGTGGGGCCTCCGCCTGTGTGGCGTGCAGTCAGCTGATCGCCGCCCCGGCGAGCGGGGAGACCGCGCCCGTCGCGCCGGTGCCTTCGGTGCCGCTGCCGCCGCTGACCGCGCCGCCGACCAATCTGCCGCCGAACGCTCCGCCGGTCGCCGCCATCGCCGCACCCGTGGCGACACCGCCGCCGCCTCCGCTGGCGCCGCCACCCCCGCCGATGCCGCCACCGAGCCCGGCGTTCGGACCCCTTCCGTCGGCTCCGGCGTCGCGCCCCTCCGCGCCGCCCCGGGCTCCCGCTCCGCCAGCGATGGCCGGAGGCTCGCCGGGCGTCGCCACGTCGCGTCCCGCGGCTCCCGAGCCGCCGCGCGAGATGCTCTCGTCGATCCGCGAGATCGAGCTCGCCCCGCCACCGGCGATGCCCGCCGCCCCGGCGCGCGCCACCACGCCAGCCGCCTTCGCTCCGGCCGGGTTCTGGGTGCGTTTCGGCGCCTATCTGATCGACGCGGTGGCGATGTCGGTGGTCTACCTGATCGTCGCCGGACCGCTCTTCCTGATGGGGAGCTACACCCTCGGCGCGAACCTCGGCGGGCTGACGATGCTGGCCGCCGGGCTTGCCCTCGCGTTGGTCGGTTGGGGGCGCTACGGGACGACGCCAGGCAAGCACCTCCTCGGCCTCCGTGTCGTGACGATCGACGCGAAGCCGGGGCAGGTCGGGATCGGCACGACGAAGGCCCTGATCCGCTGGCTCGGCTACATGGTGAGCGGCATGGTGCTCGGCATCGGCTTTCTGCTGATCGCTTTCCGCGCCGACAAGCGCGGCCTGCACGACCTGCTCGCCGGCACCGCCGTCGGTCGCCGGCGCTGA